From Rhodanobacteraceae bacterium, the proteins below share one genomic window:
- a CDS encoding Fructose-bisphosphate aldolase class I, with product MSIDQMEAVAQAMVAPGKGIIAIDESSGTIKKRFDAVGVPDSEENRRAYREMLLTAPGLSQHISGAILYDETIRQSTKAGVPFTKVMKDAGIIPGIKVDLGAKPLAGFPGELVTEGLDGLRERLAEYVKLGAEFAKWRAVITIGEDMPSSTCIDSNTHALARYAALCQEAGIVPMVEPEVLMDGDHDIETCYEVTEATLRSLFSALYEHNVMLEGTILKASMVVSGKDCPEQAGVEEVAESTILCLKSSVPAVLPGIVFLSGGQSDEDATAHLNAMNRLGPHPWPLSFSYGRAMQQAALHLWAQDLTGNFAAAQKIVVERARDNGLAALGQWKKAA from the coding sequence ATGAGCATCGATCAAATGGAAGCCGTCGCGCAGGCCATGGTTGCGCCGGGCAAGGGCATCATCGCGATCGACGAATCCTCGGGCACCATCAAGAAGCGCTTCGACGCGGTCGGCGTGCCGGACTCGGAAGAAAACCGCCGCGCCTACCGCGAAATGCTGTTGACCGCGCCGGGCCTTTCGCAGCACATCTCGGGCGCGATCCTGTACGACGAAACCATCCGCCAGTCCACCAAGGCCGGCGTGCCGTTCACCAAGGTGATGAAGGACGCCGGCATCATCCCCGGCATCAAGGTGGACCTGGGTGCGAAGCCTCTGGCCGGTTTCCCTGGCGAGCTGGTCACCGAAGGCCTCGACGGCCTGCGCGAGCGCCTCGCCGAATACGTCAAGCTGGGCGCCGAATTCGCCAAGTGGCGCGCGGTGATCACGATCGGCGAGGACATGCCGAGCAGCACCTGCATCGATTCCAACACCCACGCGCTGGCGCGCTACGCCGCGCTGTGCCAGGAAGCCGGCATCGTGCCGATGGTCGAGCCCGAAGTGCTGATGGACGGCGACCACGATATCGAGACCTGCTACGAAGTCACCGAAGCCACGCTGCGCTCGCTGTTCTCGGCGCTGTACGAACACAACGTGATGCTGGAGGGCACGATCCTTAAAGCCAGCATGGTGGTGTCCGGCAAGGATTGCCCGGAGCAGGCCGGCGTCGAGGAAGTCGCCGAATCCACCATCCTGTGCCTGAAGTCTTCCGTGCCGGCGGTGCTGCCGGGCATCGTGTTCCTGTCCGGCGGCCAGAGCGACGAGGACGCCACCGCGCACTTGAACGCGATGAACCGCCTCGGCCCGCATCCGTGGCCGCTGTCGTTCTCCTATGGCCGTGCGATGCAGCAAGCCGCGCTGCACCTGTGGGCGCAGGACTTGACCGGCAACTTCGCCGCAGCGCAAAAGATCGTGGTCGAACGCGCGCGCGACAACGGGTTGGCGGCGTTGGGGCAGTGGAAAAAGGCTGCGTAG
- a CDS encoding 5,10-methylenetetrahydrofolate reductase, with protein MIPISLEFFPPKTDEQRAQLERALPKLKALAPEFVSVTFGAGGSTLTHTPRTVRHLRETHAFEVAPHVSCMGGSREEIGALLADYRKLGCKRLVALRGDLPSGMASPGDFRYASDLVDFIRREHDGWFHIEVACYPECHPQSDHAQADLKHFKAKVDAGADGAITQYFFNADAYFRFVDDARAAGVTIPIVPGVMPIANFAQLRRFSEMCGAEIPRWIGKRMAAYGDDADAVREFGADVVAAMCQRLLDGGAPGLHVYTLNRARATISVLQRLDH; from the coding sequence ATGATCCCGATTTCGCTCGAATTCTTCCCGCCCAAGACCGACGAGCAGCGCGCGCAGCTGGAACGCGCGCTGCCGAAGCTGAAGGCGCTGGCGCCGGAATTCGTAAGTGTGACGTTCGGCGCGGGCGGCTCGACGCTCACGCACACGCCGCGCACGGTGCGGCACCTGCGCGAGACGCACGCATTCGAAGTGGCGCCGCACGTGTCGTGCATGGGCGGTTCGCGCGAGGAAATCGGCGCGCTGCTGGCCGACTATCGCAAGCTCGGTTGCAAGCGCCTCGTCGCGCTGCGCGGCGACCTGCCCTCGGGCATGGCTTCGCCGGGTGATTTCCGTTACGCCTCGGACCTCGTCGATTTCATCCGCCGCGAACACGACGGCTGGTTCCATATCGAGGTCGCGTGCTACCCGGAATGCCATCCGCAATCGGATCACGCGCAGGCCGACTTGAAGCACTTCAAGGCCAAGGTGGACGCCGGCGCCGACGGCGCGATCACGCAATACTTCTTCAATGCCGATGCGTATTTTCGTTTCGTCGATGACGCGCGCGCAGCCGGCGTCACGATTCCGATCGTGCCGGGCGTGATGCCGATCGCGAACTTCGCGCAATTGCGGCGCTTCTCGGAAATGTGCGGCGCCGAAATCCCGCGCTGGATCGGCAAGCGCATGGCCGCGTACGGTGACGACGCCGACGCGGTGCGCGAATTCGGCGCCGACGTGGTGGCGGCGATGTGCCAGCGCCTGCTCGACGGCGGCGCACCGGGCCTGCACGTCTATACGCTGAACCGCGCGCGTGCGACGATTTCGGTGTTGCAGCGGCTCGACCACTGA
- a CDS encoding Thiol:disulfide interchange protein DsbC, producing MHKLFCALALCLFALGGCSSSPQPAAAAAAVAPASAASVAPAVRNAIATAIAQMSPRAKVQQIIRTPIAGLYQTIADGQVLYLTGDGRYVIQGEAFDVTTHTPLNAQTMDRLRRDAIAKLEPAQMIRYAPAHPKYTVTVFTDVDCPYCRAFHANIAEINKLGIAVDYLFWPRTGLGTPSAQKAVDVWCAADRQAALTQAFEGQPPRSASCQSPVTHDFNLGIDLGVDGTPTVIADNGVVLGGYVDPQELLHRLQTVHAARGG from the coding sequence ATGCATAAACTTTTTTGCGCGCTCGCGCTCTGCCTGTTTGCGCTGGGTGGCTGCTCCTCTTCCCCGCAACCTGCCGCCGCCGCTGCAGCCGTTGCGCCGGCATCCGCAGCCTCGGTTGCACCGGCCGTGCGCAATGCCATTGCCACGGCGATCGCGCAAATGTCGCCCCGTGCCAAGGTGCAGCAGATCATCCGCACGCCGATCGCCGGTTTGTACCAGACGATCGCCGACGGGCAGGTGTTGTACCTGACCGGCGATGGCCGCTACGTGATCCAAGGCGAAGCATTCGACGTCACGACGCATACGCCGCTCAACGCGCAGACCATGGATCGCCTGCGCCGCGATGCGATCGCGAAACTCGAGCCCGCGCAGATGATCCGCTACGCGCCGGCCCATCCGAAGTACACCGTCACCGTATTCACCGACGTGGATTGTCCCTATTGCCGCGCGTTCCACGCCAACATCGCCGAGATCAACAAGCTCGGCATCGCGGTCGATTACCTGTTCTGGCCGCGCACCGGCCTGGGCACGCCATCGGCGCAAAAGGCCGTGGACGTGTGGTGCGCCGCCGATCGGCAGGCGGCGCTGACGCAGGCGTTCGAAGGACAGCCGCCGCGCAGTGCAAGCTGCCAGTCGCCGGTCACGCATGATTTCAACTTGGGCATCGACCTCGGCGTGGACGGCACGCCGACCGTCATCGCCGACAATGGCGTGGTGCTGGGCGGCTACGTCGATCCGCAGGAACTGTTGCACCGCCTGCAGACGGTGCATGCGGCGCGGGGTGGCTAG
- a CDS encoding phosphoribosylformylglycinamidine synthase, with the protein MIVLDGRSALSDFRLDRLNQRLAAIAKGIRVRGARFVYFVQSDAPLAPALHRRLAEVLDATEAPPADASLWVVPRLGTLSPWSSKATDIVHHVGIHVPRVERGTAFLIDKLPDPADPAFAAVANALHDPMTQSVLLRLADAARIFSTGSTGALGTIAMGDDAKAALRRANSELGLALAADEIDYLADNYAKLGRDPTDAELVMFAQANSEHCRHKVFNADFTVDGAKQESSLFGMIRHTDKVSPAHTLSAYSDNAAVIEGSNGARFFADADGTWRTHLEAIPYAIKVETHNHPTAISPWPGAATGSGGEIRDEGAVGRGGKPKAGLVGFSVSHLRIPNLPRPWEAERPLPPRVASAFEIMRDGPLGAAGFNNEFGRPCLTGYFRTFELETGKPGMRHGYDKPIMLAGGVANVRPMLVKKNKLSVGDAVIVLGGPAMLIGLGGGAASSMAAGASSEALDFASVQRDNPEMQRRCQEVIDACCAFGDASPIVAIHDVGAGGLSNAIPELLHDSGVGGEIDLDAVPLDDPQLSPMQIWCNESQERYVLGVKPADLDAFRAICGRERCPFAVVGTATEEQRLVVTRSGDQGPGTGDRKNSQAGGSRSPVPGPPSLVIDMELATLLGKPPRMQRDATRIRPQLDIIPDLTGIGLDDAIERVLRMPAVADKSFLIHIGDRSVGGLCSRDQLVGPWQVPVADCALTLADFEGYAGEAMAMGERSPVAVLDGAASARMAMGEAITNLIAAPVASLEEIRLSANWMAAIGHAGEDAALFDAVQAVSMQLCPALGISIPVGKDSLSMRTLWRDGDREQRTIAPVSLIVSAFARIGDVRNALTPQLRMDAGDTELWLIDLGAGRDRLGGSVLTQAYERGGGVPPDFENPERLRGLFDTIRAAREKNLLLAYHDRSDGGAIVTLLEMAFAGHCGLEVFLDGWADSALRALFNEELGAVVQVRVDDHDAFAAIAEAHGLAAMTRVIARPKAKLGIKLYGGDETVAKWNWQKLIGAWHETSHAMQRLRDNPASADAERDWRCDDNDPGVNAKLTFDPSDDIAAPYIAKGARPRVAVLREQGVNGQVEMAAAFTRAGFDAIDVHMSDLVACRHKLKDFAGFAACGGFSYGDVLGAGRGWAASILYHDELREQFAAFFADASKFAVGMCNGCQMLAQLKSIIPGAEHWPTFQRNASEQYEARLVTLEVLDAGSIMFRGMAGSRIPVVTAHGEGRAVFTEGSKAGKATACVRFVDNRGKPTETFPYNPNGSPDGLAGFTAANGRVTILMPHPERVFRSVQMSWHPREWPEDSPWMRMFRNARAFVG; encoded by the coding sequence ATGATCGTCCTCGACGGGCGCAGCGCCCTGTCGGATTTTCGTCTCGACCGGCTCAACCAGCGCCTCGCCGCGATCGCCAAGGGCATCCGCGTTCGCGGCGCGCGCTTCGTGTACTTCGTGCAATCGGACGCGCCGCTGGCGCCCGCCTTGCACAGACGCCTCGCCGAAGTGCTCGACGCCACCGAAGCGCCGCCGGCGGACGCGTCGTTGTGGGTGGTGCCGCGTCTCGGCACGCTGTCGCCGTGGTCGTCCAAGGCCACCGACATCGTGCATCACGTCGGCATCCACGTTCCGCGCGTCGAACGCGGCACCGCGTTCCTGATCGACAAGCTTCCCGACCCGGCCGATCCCGCATTCGCGGCGGTCGCCAACGCGCTGCACGATCCGATGACGCAATCGGTGCTGCTGAGGCTCGCGGATGCAGCGCGGATTTTCTCGACCGGCAGCACCGGCGCGCTCGGCACCATCGCGATGGGCGACGACGCCAAGGCCGCACTGCGGCGCGCGAATTCCGAACTCGGCCTGGCGTTGGCCGCGGACGAGATCGACTACCTCGCGGACAACTATGCCAAGCTCGGCCGCGATCCCACCGACGCCGAACTGGTGATGTTCGCGCAGGCCAACTCCGAGCACTGCCGGCACAAGGTGTTCAACGCCGACTTCACGGTGGACGGCGCGAAGCAGGAATCCAGCCTGTTCGGCATGATCCGCCACACCGACAAGGTGTCGCCCGCGCATACCTTGTCGGCCTACAGCGACAACGCGGCGGTGATCGAAGGCTCGAACGGCGCGCGTTTCTTCGCCGACGCCGACGGTACGTGGCGCACGCACCTCGAAGCGATTCCCTACGCGATCAAGGTGGAAACCCACAACCATCCGACCGCGATTTCGCCGTGGCCTGGCGCGGCCACCGGTTCCGGTGGCGAGATCCGCGACGAAGGCGCGGTCGGGCGCGGCGGCAAGCCGAAAGCCGGCCTGGTCGGTTTTTCGGTGTCGCACCTGCGCATTCCCAACCTGCCGCGTCCGTGGGAAGCCGAACGCCCGCTGCCGCCGCGCGTCGCCAGTGCGTTCGAAATCATGCGCGACGGTCCATTGGGTGCCGCGGGCTTCAACAATGAGTTCGGACGTCCGTGTCTGACCGGCTACTTCCGCACCTTCGAACTCGAAACCGGCAAGCCCGGCATGCGCCACGGCTACGACAAGCCGATCATGCTGGCGGGCGGCGTCGCCAACGTGCGCCCGATGCTGGTGAAGAAGAACAAGCTCAGCGTAGGCGATGCGGTGATCGTGCTGGGCGGCCCGGCGATGCTGATCGGACTCGGCGGCGGCGCGGCCTCGTCGATGGCGGCCGGCGCATCCAGCGAAGCGCTCGACTTCGCATCCGTGCAGCGCGACAACCCGGAAATGCAGCGGCGCTGCCAGGAAGTGATCGACGCCTGCTGCGCATTCGGTGACGCCAGCCCGATCGTCGCGATCCACGATGTCGGCGCGGGTGGCCTGTCGAATGCGATTCCGGAACTGCTGCACGATTCCGGCGTCGGCGGCGAGATCGACCTCGACGCCGTGCCGCTGGACGATCCGCAACTCTCGCCCATGCAGATCTGGTGCAACGAGTCGCAGGAACGTTACGTGCTGGGCGTGAAGCCCGCCGACCTCGATGCATTCCGCGCGATCTGCGGACGCGAGCGTTGTCCGTTTGCTGTGGTGGGAACGGCGACGGAAGAGCAGCGCCTCGTCGTTACCCGAAGTGGGGACCAGGGACCAGGGACCGGGGACCGGAAAAACTCGCAAGCTGGCGGTTCCCGGTCCCCGGTCCCCGGTCCCCCGTCCCTTGTCATCGACATGGAACTCGCGACGCTGCTCGGCAAACCGCCTCGCATGCAGCGCGACGCCACACGCATCAGGCCGCAGCTCGACATCATCCCCGACCTCACCGGCATCGGCCTCGACGACGCGATCGAACGCGTGCTGCGGATGCCCGCGGTCGCCGACAAGTCGTTCCTGATCCACATCGGCGATCGCAGCGTCGGTGGCCTGTGTTCGCGCGACCAACTGGTCGGACCGTGGCAGGTGCCGGTCGCGGACTGCGCATTGACGCTGGCCGACTTCGAAGGTTACGCCGGCGAAGCGATGGCGATGGGCGAACGCAGCCCCGTCGCGGTGCTGGACGGCGCGGCCTCGGCGCGCATGGCGATGGGCGAAGCCATCACCAACCTGATCGCCGCGCCCGTCGCAAGCCTCGAAGAAATCCGCCTGTCCGCCAACTGGATGGCCGCGATCGGCCATGCGGGCGAAGACGCGGCGTTGTTCGATGCGGTTCAGGCGGTGTCGATGCAACTCTGTCCCGCGCTCGGCATTTCCATTCCGGTCGGCAAGGATTCGCTGTCCATGCGCACGCTGTGGCGCGACGGCGACCGCGAACAACGCACCATCGCGCCGGTGTCGCTGATCGTCAGCGCGTTCGCGCGCATCGGCGACGTGCGCAATGCGTTGACGCCGCAGCTGCGCATGGATGCGGGCGATACCGAACTGTGGCTGATCGACCTCGGCGCCGGCCGCGACCGCCTCGGCGGCTCGGTGCTGACGCAAGCCTACGAACGCGGCGGCGGCGTGCCGCCCGATTTCGAAAATCCCGAACGCCTGCGCGGCCTGTTCGACACGATCCGTGCCGCGCGCGAAAAGAACCTGCTGCTCGCTTACCACGACCGTTCCGATGGTGGCGCGATCGTGACGCTGCTGGAAATGGCCTTCGCGGGCCATTGCGGACTCGAAGTGTTCCTCGACGGCTGGGCAGACAGCGCGCTGCGCGCACTCTTCAACGAAGAACTCGGCGCGGTGGTGCAGGTGCGCGTGGACGACCACGACGCGTTCGCCGCGATCGCCGAGGCGCATGGCCTCGCCGCGATGACGCGCGTGATCGCGCGCCCGAAGGCGAAACTCGGCATCAAGCTGTACGGCGGCGACGAAACCGTCGCCAAGTGGAACTGGCAGAAGCTGATCGGCGCCTGGCACGAAACCAGCCACGCGATGCAGCGCCTGCGTGACAACCCGGCCAGCGCCGACGCCGAGCGTGACTGGCGTTGCGACGACAACGATCCGGGCGTGAACGCGAAGCTGACCTTCGATCCTTCCGATGACATTGCCGCGCCGTACATCGCGAAAGGCGCGCGTCCGCGCGTGGCGGTGCTGCGCGAGCAGGGCGTCAACGGCCAGGTCGAAATGGCCGCGGCGTTCACGCGCGCAGGCTTCGACGCGATCGACGTGCACATGAGCGACCTCGTTGCTTGCCGGCACAAGCTCAAGGACTTCGCGGGCTTCGCCGCGTGCGGCGGATTCTCTTACGGCGACGTGCTGGGCGCGGGCCGCGGCTGGGCCGCATCGATCCTGTACCACGACGAATTGCGCGAGCAGTTCGCCGCGTTCTTCGCGGATGCATCGAAGTTCGCGGTCGGCATGTGCAACGGTTGCCAGATGCTGGCGCAACTCAAGTCCATCATTCCCGGCGCCGAGCACTGGCCGACATTCCAGCGCAACGCCTCGGAGCAATACGAAGCGCGCCTGGTGACGCTGGAAGTGCTGGACGCCGGTTCGATCATGTTCCGCGGCATGGCCGGTTCGCGCATCCCCGTCGTCACCGCGCACGGCGAAGGCCGCGCGGTGTTCACCGAAGGCAGCAAGGCCGGCAAGGCCACCGCCTGCGTGCGCTTCGTCGACAACCGCGGCAAGCCGACCGAAACGTTTCCGTACAACCCCAACGGTTCGCCGGATGGCTTGGCCGGATTCACCGCCGCGAACGGCCGCGTCACCATCCTGATGCCGCACCCGGAACGCGTGTTCCGCAGCGTGCAAATGAGCTGGCACCCGCGTGAATGGCCGGAAGATTCGCCTTGGATGCGGATGTTCCGCAATGCGCGCGCGTTCGTGGGTTGA
- a CDS encoding Ferredoxin, 2Fe-2S encodes MDNAAPDPFLCRLEDIPDGGVLGVDPPDPEGEPLLLARQGNAVQAWLNVCPHAGRRMDYAPGLFLVKDAKLTCAVHGATFALRESGLCVEGPCRGQSLVAVRVQVRDGAVLRA; translated from the coding sequence ATGGACAACGCCGCCCCTGATCCGTTCTTGTGCCGCCTCGAGGACATCCCCGATGGCGGCGTGCTGGGCGTGGATCCGCCCGATCCCGAAGGCGAGCCACTGCTGCTGGCGCGCCAGGGCAACGCCGTGCAGGCGTGGCTGAACGTATGTCCGCACGCGGGGCGGCGCATGGATTACGCGCCGGGGCTGTTCCTCGTCAAGGACGCCAAACTGACCTGCGCGGTGCACGGCGCAACGTTCGCGCTGCGCGAATCCGGCCTGTGCGTCGAAGGCCCCTGCCGCGGCCAATCGCTGGTTGCGGTGCGCGTGCAGGTGCGCGACGGAGCGGTGCTGCGGGCTTGA
- a CDS encoding Methylated-DNA--protein-cysteine methyltransferase has protein sequence MNAQLDTMPRPDPLEHARELLDGSAEPLSLNRLAAQVGLSPAYLQRSFRRRFGVSPAEYLRARRFSELKANLRGGANVTDAVYAAGFGSSSRVYEHADRLLGMPPARYRDGGAGVAIRYTTARTPLGRVLVAATARGICAVTVGDDDEKLLAELRAEFPQAELTRVDAGRDEWLAVVLARVAADMSGKTRSPPDAKLPPIDVTATAFQWRVWQELTRIPAGETRSYADIARSIGEPKAARAVGHACGSNKLAFIVPCHRVVRADGTVGGWRWGVARKRELLESESRFRVPAV, from the coding sequence ATGAACGCACAACTCGACACCATGCCGCGCCCTGATCCGCTCGAACATGCACGCGAGCTGCTCGATGGCAGCGCGGAGCCGCTGTCGCTGAACCGGCTCGCGGCGCAGGTCGGATTGTCACCCGCCTACCTGCAACGCAGCTTCCGCCGCCGCTTCGGCGTATCGCCAGCCGAATACCTGCGTGCGCGCCGGTTCTCGGAACTCAAGGCCAATTTGCGCGGCGGCGCCAACGTCACCGATGCGGTGTACGCCGCGGGCTTCGGCTCCTCCAGCCGCGTGTACGAACACGCCGACCGCCTGCTCGGAATGCCGCCGGCCCGCTATCGCGACGGCGGCGCGGGCGTCGCGATCCGCTACACGACCGCACGCACGCCGCTGGGGCGCGTGCTGGTCGCGGCCACCGCGCGCGGCATCTGTGCGGTGACGGTGGGCGACGACGACGAAAAGCTGCTGGCCGAACTGCGCGCGGAATTTCCGCAAGCCGAACTGACGCGGGTGGATGCGGGCCGCGACGAATGGCTTGCGGTCGTGCTCGCACGCGTGGCCGCGGACATGTCGGGCAAGACCCGTTCACCACCGGACGCCAAGCTGCCGCCCATCGACGTCACCGCCACCGCGTTCCAGTGGCGCGTGTGGCAGGAACTCACGCGCATCCCCGCGGGTGAAACCCGCAGCTACGCCGACATCGCCCGCTCGATCGGCGAACCCAAGGCCGCGCGCGCCGTCGGCCATGCCTGCGGCAGCAACAAACTCGCATTCATCGTGCCGTGCCACCGGGTGGTGCGCGCCGACGGCACCGTGGGCGGCTGGCGCTGGGGTGTCGCGCGCAAGCGGGAGTTGCTCGAATCTGAATCGCGATTCCGTGTGCCCGCGGTCTAG
- a CDS encoding Toxin 1, PIN domain, with protein MISDWVATEFSAALSMKVRMRQLGVAARGDVLAAFTRLTRETFTVLPLDRGDFREAARLADLHQSGLRAGDALHLAIVANHGERLLSLDKLQVQAAIAAGISARLF; from the coding sequence GTGATCAGTGATTGGGTGGCCACCGAATTTTCTGCGGCGCTCTCCATGAAGGTTCGCATGCGGCAGTTGGGCGTCGCAGCCCGCGGCGACGTGCTGGCCGCGTTCACCCGATTGACACGCGAGACGTTCACCGTTCTACCACTCGATCGCGGTGATTTTCGCGAAGCGGCTCGGCTTGCCGATCTGCACCAATCCGGCCTGCGAGCTGGCGACGCCTTGCATCTCGCCATCGTGGCGAATCATGGCGAGAGGTTGTTGTCGCTGGACAAGCTGCAGGTCCAGGCGGCGATCGCAGCGGGCATCAGCGCCAGATTGTTCTAG